TGTTCTCGGCTCCGCTCGAGGAGTTCTTCTCGATCCAGACGTGGCTCCTCGCGATCGTGGGCTCCGTCATCGTGCTGGGCATCTACGGTGCGATCCGTGGCCGCAACGGTCGCACCGCCTGAGCGCACAGCTCACCCAGGCCGTCACCGCGCGTCCGTCGCGCCCCGTCCGGCCGCGGTGACCACCGAGAGGCCCGCCTCCTCGTCACGAGGAGGCGGGCCTCTCGTCGTGCCGGGCGGCTGTGCCGGGCAGCTCGTCGCACCGCACGGTCGGATCAGGGCCTGATGTGCGAGGGACGTGGTGCGGTCTCGTCCAGCCAGATCGTCCCAGGCGATGCTGACCGGGGACTACTGATCGACGGGGTCGCCGAGCTGGGGGCCTGACTCGAAGTACAGGACTGTGGCCTTGCTGCTGCCGAGCTCGATGCTTCGACCGGTGTCGTCGTGCCAGACGACGACCGCGTGCTTGTCAGTACCCAGGATCTGGGTGTCGGTGGAGTAGCCGTGGTCCTGCAGGGTCGCCTCCGTGGCCTGCAGGGCTGCGGTCCACCGGTCGGGGTCCGCGATCAGCGGTTCCTGAACCACCCAGTTCGCCGACGTGTACCGCGCGAGCCGGAAGCCGTCGACCTTCTCCCCGGTCTCGGTGAAGTGCGACGCGTCCATCTCGTCCCACGTGACCGGGCCGACGGCCTGGTCGATCGCGGTACGCACCTCGGCAAGCAGCTCTTCGCCTTGCTCGGCTACTACCTTCACGTCCTGCATCGAGTCCACCGACCTCTCCGTCGTGCATCCTGTCGCCAGTCCCGCCACCAGCAATCCGGTCACCAGGGCCACTGAACGGCGGAACACCGTGTTCATCGGGTTGCCACCAGGTCCTCTCGTCCGACCGTGATCGCGGCCTGGTTGAACAACGCCGCGACGATCCGCGCGACCGGAGAAGGAACGCCCCTGCTCACGAAGAGCTCCGACATCGGCTCTCACCATCGACGACACACGCTTCCCCCAAGGCTCCCGCACCGCCTGGCACCATCCAGCGGGCACAAGCTACAGGACCGTCCGGCCGTCGAGCTCACCCGCCCGAGCCGACCCACGGCTGGCCGGGGCCGGGGCCTTCCCGATCTGCCCCCGCGACTCAGCCGCGGTCCACCTGGGCGCGCGCCTCGTGGAGGCGGCTGCCCCACCCGTAGACCTCGCCCACCGCGTCGATACCGCTGACGCCGACGACCGTGCCTTCCTGCTCGTGCAGGACCACGAGCCCGTCGGTCGGCACCACCCGCGTGCCGGGGTGTCCCGTGTACCCGACCCCGGTGATCATCCGTCCGTGGATCACCGCCAGGTGCGCGCTGCGGGGCCGGTAGGGACCCGGGTCCTCGCCGAGGTCGAGGTCGTGCAGCACCGTCTGCGCGGCATGCACCCCCTGTGCGGCGCTGTCCTCCCAGTGGTCGATGCGCCACGTCCCGAGGTGGTCGTCATGGTGCACGGTGACACCACCCGCCGCGTAGACGGCCCCGTGACCGGTGGCGCGGAGCCGGTCGTCGACGGCGACCCCGTCGCGCCAGGGAGCGGGCGCGGCGGGGGTGGTGCCGAGCGCGACGACGACGAGGTCGACCTCGAGCACGCTCCCGTCGTCGAGGGTCACGACCGTCGCGTCCGGCGTCGCGAGGACGCGGTGGACGGTGCGGCCGAAGAACGTTGTCAGCAGGGCCTCGTGGTCGGCGGCCACGCGTTCGGCCACCGGCCGACCGAAGCCGGCCACCCCGGGGACCCGGCTGCGGGCGACGAGGCTGACCCGGTGCCCCTGCGCCTGCAACGTCGAGGCGGTCTCGGAGGCGATCAGCCCCCCGCCGTAGATCGCGACGTGTGCCGACTCCCCGCGCGCCGCGAGCGCCCCTCGGATGCGCACGGCGTCGTCGAGCGAGTGCAGGGTGAGCAGGCGGCCGGCGCGCGCGGCCTGCTCCGCTCCCGGGACGTCGAGGTCGAGACCCCGCGGTCGGCTCCCGGTCGCGACGACGAGCGCGTCGTAGGTGATCGAGGCCCCCGAGGCCAGGTCGACCTCCCGCGTCGCGGGGTCGACCCGCTCGACGGTGTCGGCGACGAGCTCCCCGTCCGGTCGGGGCAGTCGGATCATCTCGGGGGCGGCCTGGCCGTAGGCGACGTTCTTGACGAGCATCCGCGAGTACGGGATCTCGTCGGTCCGCCCGACGACGGTCGTCCGGACGTCGCCCCGACCGGCGAGGGCTCGGGCGGCGGCCGTGCCGGCCGATCCTGCCCCGAGGATCACGACGTGGCGTGCGGTCATGGGGTGCGTTCTCCAGGTTCGGTGGTGGGCGCCGCGCCTGCAAGGGCGTGCGGCGAAGCTGCGGGGGTCGGGCATCGGGGACGAGCAGGGTCCGCGGCGCGTGAGGGCGGGCCGCGGACCCCGCGTCCACGTCGTTACGCCATGTTGGCGGCGTACTTCGCCGGGTCCGAGTCGAAGGCCGGCCCGCATCCGCCGCAGCAGAAGTAGTACCGCTCACCCTCGTGGTCCCGGTACAGGCCGACCGCCTCGGCTGCCTTCTTGCTGACGGGGCTGCCGACCATGACCGGGCAGGTGGTCATGTCGTCGCTCGCAGCGCCGAGCAGGTTCTCGGTGCCGTTGCCCGCCGCGGCGGGGTTGGACGCACCGGTGCTGCAACAGCTGGTCGCCTGAGGTTCGTTCGCCATCGTGGGTGGTTCCCTTCGTGCTTCTGTGGGTGGTGGTGTGAGTTCCGGGGGCGTCATGACCTGGCGACGCTCCGGAACCCGCGCAGGCGCAGGCTGTTGCCCACGACGAAGACGCTCGACAGCGCCATCGCAGCCCCTGCGAGCATGGGGTTGAGCATGCCGAGCGCCGCGACGGGGATGGCCGCGACGTTGTAGGCGAAGGCCCAGAACAGGTTGGTCTTGATCGTTCCGAGCGTCTTGCGGGACAGGCGGATCGCGTCGACCGCGCTGCGCAGGTCGCCGCGCACCAGGGTGATGTCGGACGCCTCGATCGCGACGTCCGCACCGGTGCCCATGGCGAGGCCGAGGTCGGCCTGGGCGAGGGCCGGGGCGTCGTTGACGCCGTCGCCGATCATCGCGACGACCTTCCCCTCGGCCTGGAGCCGGGTGACGACGTCGACCTTGTCCTTGGGGAGCACCTCGGCGATGACCTCGTCGATGCCCACCTCCGCGGCGATCTGCCGGGCGACGGCCTCGTTGTCACCGGTGAGGAGCACAGGGGTCAGGCCGATCGCCTTGAGCTGCGCGATCGCCTCGGCGCTCGTCGGCTTGACCGTGTCGGCCACGACGAGGATGCCTCGCGCCCGGCCGTCCCAGCCCACCGCGACGACGGTCTTGCCCTCGCCCTCGGCGCGCGCCTTCGTGGCGGCCAGCGCGGGGCTCAGCTCCTGGGACCACTCGGCGAGCAGCGACTCGCGGCCCACCAGGACGGCGTGCCCGTCGACGACGCCCTGCACGCCCTTGCCCTCGATGTTCGCGAAGTCCTCGGGCGTGAGCAGTGCGCCGACCTCCTGCGTCGCCCCCTTGGCGATCGCCTGCGCGATCGGGTGCTCCGAGGCGTCCTCGAGCGCGCCGGCGAGTCGGAGCAGCTCGGTGCGGTCCGTGCCCGGTTCCACGACCACGTCGACGAGCGTCATCTTGCCGGTCGTGACGGTGCCGGTCTTGTCCAGCACGACGGTGTCGATCTTGCGGGTGGACTCGAGCACCTCCGGGCCCTTGATGAGCACGCCCATCTGCGCGCCGCGGCCGGTGCCGACCAGGAGCGCGGTGGGCGTCGCCAGCCCCAGTGCGCAGGGGCAGGCGATCACGAGGACGGCGACCGCTGCGGTGAAGGCCGCGCTCACCGGGAAACCTGCGCCCAGCCAGCCGCCGAGCGCGGCGGCCGCGATGACGATCACGATCGGCACGAACACGCCCGAGATCCTGTCGGCCAGGCGCTGCACCTCGGCCTTGCCGGTCTGGGCGTCCTCGACGAGCTTGGCCATCTGCGCGAGCTGCGTGTCCGACCCGATGCGGGTCGCACGGATCACGAGCCGGCCGCCCGCGTTCGTCGTGGCGCCGGTGACGGTGTCTCCTGCGGAGACCTCGACCGGCACGGACTCACCCGTGAGCATCGACTCGTCCACCGCGGACGTACCCGTCACGACCACGCCGTCCGTGGCGATCTTCTCGCCCGGGCGGACGATGAACTCGTCACCGACCTGCAGGTCCTCGACGGGGATCTTCGTCTCGACCTCTCCGCGCAGGACCGAGACCTCCTTGGCGCCGAGCTCGAGCAGCGCGCGCAGCGCCGCACCGGCCTGCTTCTTGGAGCGCTTCTCGAAGTACCGGCCGGCAAGGATGAACATCGTGACGCCGGCACCCACCTCGAGGTAGATGTTCGCCGCGCCGTCGGAGGGCGCGAGCGCGAACTCGAACGGGTGCGTCATGCCCGGGGTGCCCGCCGTACCGAGGAACAGCGCGTACAGCGACCACAGGAACGCCGCGGACGTGCCCATCGAGATGAGCGTGTCCATGGTCGCGGTGCCGTGCTTGAGGTTCGCCCACGCCGCCTTGTGGAACGGCCACGCCGCCCACACGATCACGGGAGCGGCCAGCGCGAGCGAGGCCCACTGCCAGTAGGTGAACTGCCACGCCGGGACCATGGCCATCGCGATGACCGGCACGGTCAGCACGATCGCGCCGACGAGCCGGTTGCGCAGCGACGTCAGCTCGGGGTCCTGCCCCTCTCCCCCGCCGGCCGAGGCACCGTCCTTCTTCGCTCCCTTGGGTGCTGGTAGCGCAGCGGTGTACCCGGTCTTCTCGACCTCGGCGATCAGCAGCGCCGGGTCGTACCCGTCCGGGACCGTCACCTTGGCCTTCTCGGTCGCGTAGTTCACGGTCGCGACCACGCCGTCGAGCTTGTTCAGCTTCTTCTCGATCCGCATGGCGCAGGAGGCGCAGGTCATGCCGCCGATCTCCAGCTCGACGCCTGTGATCACGCCCGGAGGCGCTGATGTGCTCATGTGCAGTTCCTTCTCTCGGCTGGTGGGAAAGGGCCCGACCTCTCGGTCAGTGCCCCTCCGGGTGCGATCCGCCCTCGGGGTCCGTGGGGTCGGCGCCGGGAGCGGCGTCGAGCACGAGCTCGGCGGTGTGGACCTGGCCGTCGACCTGGAAGTCCAGGTACAGCAGGTAGCGGCCCGCGGTCGGGGCC
This region of Oerskovia jenensis genomic DNA includes:
- a CDS encoding heavy metal translocating P-type ATPase, whose protein sequence is MSTSAPPGVITGVELEIGGMTCASCAMRIEKKLNKLDGVVATVNYATEKAKVTVPDGYDPALLIAEVEKTGYTAALPAPKGAKKDGASAGGGEGQDPELTSLRNRLVGAIVLTVPVIAMAMVPAWQFTYWQWASLALAAPVIVWAAWPFHKAAWANLKHGTATMDTLISMGTSAAFLWSLYALFLGTAGTPGMTHPFEFALAPSDGAANIYLEVGAGVTMFILAGRYFEKRSKKQAGAALRALLELGAKEVSVLRGEVETKIPVEDLQVGDEFIVRPGEKIATDGVVVTGTSAVDESMLTGESVPVEVSAGDTVTGATTNAGGRLVIRATRIGSDTQLAQMAKLVEDAQTGKAEVQRLADRISGVFVPIVIVIAAAALGGWLGAGFPVSAAFTAAVAVLVIACPCALGLATPTALLVGTGRGAQMGVLIKGPEVLESTRKIDTVVLDKTGTVTTGKMTLVDVVVEPGTDRTELLRLAGALEDASEHPIAQAIAKGATQEVGALLTPEDFANIEGKGVQGVVDGHAVLVGRESLLAEWSQELSPALAATKARAEGEGKTVVAVGWDGRARGILVVADTVKPTSAEAIAQLKAIGLTPVLLTGDNEAVARQIAAEVGIDEVIAEVLPKDKVDVVTRLQAEGKVVAMIGDGVNDAPALAQADLGLAMGTGADVAIEASDITLVRGDLRSAVDAIRLSRKTLGTIKTNLFWAFAYNVAAIPVAALGMLNPMLAGAAMALSSVFVVGNSLRLRGFRSVARS
- a CDS encoding YHS domain-containing protein, which gives rise to MANEPQATSCCSTGASNPAAAGNGTENLLGAASDDMTTCPVMVGSPVSKKAAEAVGLYRDHEGERYYFCCGGCGPAFDSDPAKYAANMA
- a CDS encoding LppA family lipoprotein, yielding MNTVFRRSVALVTGLLVAGLATGCTTERSVDSMQDVKVVAEQGEELLAEVRTAIDQAVGPVTWDEMDASHFTETGEKVDGFRLARYTSANWVVQEPLIADPDRWTAALQATEATLQDHGYSTDTQILGTDKHAVVVWHDDTGRSIELGSSKATVLYFESGPQLGDPVDQ
- a CDS encoding FAD-dependent oxidoreductase, with amino-acid sequence MTARHVVILGAGSAGTAAARALAGRGDVRTTVVGRTDEIPYSRMLVKNVAYGQAAPEMIRLPRPDGELVADTVERVDPATREVDLASGASITYDALVVATGSRPRGLDLDVPGAEQAARAGRLLTLHSLDDAVRIRGALAARGESAHVAIYGGGLIASETASTLQAQGHRVSLVARSRVPGVAGFGRPVAERVAADHEALLTTFFGRTVHRVLATPDATVVTLDDGSVLEVDLVVVALGTTPAAPAPWRDGVAVDDRLRATGHGAVYAAGGVTVHHDDHLGTWRIDHWEDSAAQGVHAAQTVLHDLDLGEDPGPYRPRSAHLAVIHGRMITGVGYTGHPGTRVVPTDGLVVLHEQEGTVVGVSGIDAVGEVYGWGSRLHEARAQVDRG